A genome region from Setaria italica strain Yugu1 chromosome III, Setaria_italica_v2.0, whole genome shotgun sequence includes the following:
- the LOC101780515 gene encoding solanesyl-diphosphate synthase 2, chloroplastic produces the protein MLSLSCPGVSMSKKAFDSGQLASCRCSWPGARAAPRRQRTPCVCFVASPATQPGLAAIDVPPQTIVTTASVPERISVSSLLEVVSGDLLNLNNNLKSVSFVYKPHRSVPKVIVGMLFACYIIVTCLSQHVSQAFDVHGILSRQTFNETSESRIQSFAGKETIHQLYGTRVAVLAGDFMFAQSSWFLANLENIEVIKLISQVIKDFASGEIKQASTLFDCDVTLDDYLLKSYYKTASLIAASTRSAAIFSGVGTTICEQMYEYGRNLGLSFQVVDDILDFTQSAEQLGKPAGSDLAKGNLTAPVIFALQDEPRLREIIDSEFSEPGSLGTAIELVHRSGGIRRAQELAKEKGDLAIQSLQCLPRSEFRSTLEKVVHYNLQRIE, from the exons ATGCTGTCTCTGAGCTGCCCGGGGGTGTCCATGAGCAAGAAGGCGTTCGATTCGGGGCAGCTGGCCTCCTGCCGCTGCAGCTggccgggcgcgcgcgcggcgccgaggCGGCAGCGCACGCCATGTGTTTGCTTCGTTGCCTCACCCGCCACACAGCCTG GCCTTGCTGCAATTGATGTGCCCCCGCAGACGATTGTGACGACGGCAAGCGTCCCTGAACGCATTTCTGTTTCTTCGCTGTTGGAGGTTGTCTCCGGCGACTTGCTCAACCTCAACAACAATCTCAAATCGGTGAGCTTCGTCTACAAGCCACATC GCAGTGTTCCCAAAGTTATAGTCGGCATGCTGTTTGCTTGCTACATCATCGTAACTTGCCTGTCTCAGCATGTTTCTCAAGCTTTCGATGTCCATGGAATTTTATCAAGGCAAACATTCAATGAAACTTCAGAGTCCAGA ATCCAATCTTTTGCAGGAAAAGAAACTATCCATCAGCTCTATGGCACACGGGTGGCTGTGCTTGCAGGTGATTTTATGTTTGCACAGTCTTCTTGGTTTCTTGCAAACCTAGAAAACATTGAAGTTATCAAGCTCATCAGCCAG GTAATCAAGGATTTTGCCAGTGGTGAGATAAAACAAGCATCAACTCTTTTCGACTGCGACGTCACCCTTGATGATTATCTGCTCAAGAGCTATTATAAAACCGCCTCTCTGATCGCAGCAAGCACAAGGTCTGCCGCCATATTCAGCGGTGTCGGCACCACTATATGTGAGCAGATGTATGAATACGGCAGGAATCTTGGGCTCTCCTTCCAGGTAGTGGATGACATTCTTGATTTCACCCAGTCAGCCGAGCAGCTCGGGAAACCAGCAGGCAGCGACCTGGCCAAGGGAAACCTGACAGCCCCAGTCATCTTCGCGCTGCAAGACGAGCCACGGTTGCGGGAGATAATCGATTCTGAATTCAGCGAGCCCGGTTCCCTTGGCACAGCGATAGAGCTGGTTCACCGGAGCGGCGGGATCAGAAGGGCTcaggagctcgccaaggagaaaGGCGACCTGGCCATACAGAGCCTGCAGTGCCTTCCGAGGAGCGAGTTCAGAAGCACCCTTGAGAAGGTGGTGCACTACAATCTCCAGAGGATCGAGTAG
- the LOC101761452 gene encoding RNA cytidine acetyltransferase 1, producing MRKKVDERIRTLIENGVRQRQRSMFVIVGDKSRDQIVNLNYMLSKSRVKSRPSVLWCYRDKLEISSHKKKRAKQIKKLMQRGLMDPEKADPFSLFLETSDITYCLYRDSERVLGNTFGMCILQDFEALTPNLLARTIETVEGGGLIILLLRSLSSLTSLYTMVMDVHERFRTESHTQPAARFNERFLLSIASCKACVVMDDELNILPISSHMKFIQPVTNNEDSEGLSKRERQLKDLKDQLREDFPVGPLIGKCCTLDQGNAVINFLDSVLDKNLRNTVALLAARGRGKSAALGLAIAGAIAAGYSNIFVTAPSPENLKTLFDFVCKGINALEYKEHLHYDVVKSADPELKKATIQINVYKQHRQTIQYLKPHDHGKLSQVELLVIDEAAAIPLPIVKSMLGPYLVFLSSTVNGYEGTGRSLSLKLLQQLESQSQPSAQSNGSNSSRVFKKIELNESIRYASGDPIETWLNDLLCLDLANSIPNISRLPHPKECDLYYVNRDTLFSYHKESEIFLQRMMALYVASHYKNSPNDLQLMADAPAHHLFVLLGPVDESKNQLPDILCVIQVCLEGQISRKSAMKSLSEGRAPSGDQIPWKFCEQFQDNVFPSLSGARIVRIAVHPSALRLGYGSAAVDLLTRYYEGQMTLFADDEETEEPEVKITEAAEKASLLEENIKPRANLPPLLVHLRERRPEKLHYLGVSFGLTQELFRFWRKHNFYPFYVGQIQSAVTGEHTCMVLRPLNSDDIEVSESNKCGFLDPFYQDFRQRFRRLLGTSFRHLNFKLAMSVLASKIDYSNHEPSEYGNNSASKLLGDTLSPHDMKRLEAYSNNLVDYHLILDLVPILAHQYFSEKLPVSLHGAQAAVLFCMGLQDKDVGTVKEELGIEREQVLSNFIKTMKKLYGYLHKIAGKEIEATLPRLKEIEMPPLSKSMDEDLAEAAKEVEEKRRAANEAPVDPKILQKYAIDNNDNEMEEALKSAKVSASGIISVKSNKTKADKKEKHKEMGKSKRKGTDGGRSESKKKRS from the exons ATGAGGAAGAAGGTGGACGAGCGCATCCGCACGCTGATCGAGAACGGcgtgcggcagcggcagcgctcCATGTTCGTCATCGTCGGCGACAAGTCGCGCGACCAGATTGTCAACCTCAACTACATGCTCTCCAAGTCCCGCGTGAAGTCGCGGCCCTCCGTCCTGTGGTGCTACCGCGACAAGCTCGAGATCAGCAG CCACAAGAAGAAGCGCGCCAAGCAGATCAAGAAGCTCATGCAGAGGGGGCTCATGGACCCCGAGAAGGCCGACCCGTTCTCCCTCTTTCTGGAGACCTCGGACATCACATACTGCCTCTACAGGGACTCTGAGAGGGTCCTTGGCAACACGTTTGGCATGTGCATACTGCAG GACTTCGAGGCGCTGACGCCCAACCTTCTCGCACGGACCATTGAGACAGTTGAGGGTGGTGGTTTGATCATTCTGCTGCTCCGTTCATTGTCCTCGCTTACCAGCCTTTATACAATGGTCATG GATGTCCATGAAAGGTTTCGAACAGAGTCTCATACTCAACCAGCCGCGAGGTTCAATGAGAGGTTCTTGCTGTCCATAGCATCATGCAAAGCATGTGTTGTGATGGATGATGAACTTAACATTTTGCCGATATCATCTCACATGAAATTCATACAACCAGTTACAAACAATGAG GATTCTGAGGGATTGTCAAAACGGGAGAGGCAGTTAAAAGACCTCAAGGATCAACTTCGCGAAGACTTCCCTGTTGGTCCTTTGATTGGCAAGTGCTGCACATTGGATCAG GGTAATGCTGTCATCAACTTCCTTGACTCTGTTTTGGATAAAAACCTGAGGAATACGGTTGCCTTGCTTGCTGCTCGTGGACGTGGTAAATCAGCAGCCCTTGGTCTTGCCATTGCAGGAGCTATAGCAGCTGG GTACTCAAATATATTTGTCACCGCTCCAAGTCCAGAGAACTTGAAGACTCTGTTTGACTTTGTGTGCAAGGGAATAAATGCATTGGAGTACAAG gaGCATTTGCACTATGACGTGGTGAAGAGTGCAGATCCGGAACTCAAGAAAGCAACGATTCAAATAAATGTATATAAACAACATCGTCAGACAATCCAG TATCTGAAACCACATGATCATGGAAAGCTTTCTCAAGTTGAACTCCTTGTTATTGATGAAGCTGCTGCCATTCCATTGCCAATTGTTAAGTCCATGCTTGGTCCATACCTTGTTTTCCTGTCTTCCACTGTCAATGG GTATGAAGGAACAGGGCGATCATTGTCTTTGAAGCTTCTCCAGCAATTAGAATCCCAAAGCCAACCATCTGCGCAATCTAATGGATCTAATTCCA GTAGGGTGTTTAAGAAAATTGAATTGAACGAGTCAATTAGATATGCCTCTGGTGACCCTATTGAGACATGGCTTAATGACTTACTTTGTTTGGACCTTGCAAACTCCATTCCGAATATCAGTAG GCTACCTCACCCAAAAGAATGTGATCTGTATTATGTCAACCGGGACACACTTTTCTCATACCACAAGGAGAGTGAGATATTTTTACAG CGGATGATGGCACTTTATGTTGCTTCCCACTACAAAAATTCACCTAATGACTTGCAATTAATGGCGGATGCACCGGCCCATCATTTGTTTGTATTGCTTG GCCCTGTTGATGAGTCCAAAAACCAGCTCCCAGATATTCTGTGTGTAATCCAG GTTTGTTTGGAAGGACAAATATCTCGAAAGTCGGCTATGAAAAGCTTGAGCGAGGGTCGTGCACCTTCTGGTGATCAAATACCTTGGAAATTTTGTGAACAGTTCCAAGACAATGTATTTCCTAGTCTCTCAGGAGCTCGGATAGTGCGAATTGCTGTCCATCCTAGTGCCTTGAGG CTTGGGTATGGTTCAGCTGCCGTGGACCTTCTAACAAG GTACTATGAAGGGCAAATGACACTAtttgctgatgatgaggaaactGAAGAGCCTGAAGTGAAGATTACTGAAGCTGCAGAGAAG GCTTCGCTGCTAGAAGAGAACATAAAACCTAGGGCAAATCTTCCGCCACTCCTTGTTCATCTTCGTGAACGTCGTCCTGAGAAGCTCCATTACCTTGGTGTATCTTTTGGACTGACACAAGAGCTTTTCCGCTTTTGGCGGAAGCACAACTTTTATCCATTCTATGTGGGCCAGATTCAA agTGCTGTTACTGGTGAGCATACCTGTATGGTTCTGAGGCCATTAAATAGTGATGACATCGAAGTTAGCGAGTCAAACAAATGTGGATTTTTGGATCCGTTTTATCAAG ATTTCAGACAAAGATTCAGGCGGCTTTTGGGAACTTCTTTCCGGCATCTCAATTTTAAACTTGCGATGAG TGTCTTGGCTTCGAAGATTGATTATTCAAACCATGAACCTTCAGAATATGGTAACAATAGCGCATCAAAGTTGTTGGGAGACACGCTATCACCACATGACATGAAGCGGTTAGAAGCATATTCCAACAACTTAGTTGATTATCATCTG ATTCTGGATCTTGTCCCCATCCTTGCACACCAGTATTTTTCGGAGAAGCTTCCTGTATCATTACATGGTGCCCAAGCTGCTGTTTTGTTCTGTATGGGTCTGCAGGACAAAGACGTAGGCACTGTAAAG GAAGAACTGGGGATAGAAAGGGAACAAGTTCTGTCTAACTTCATCAAGACAATGAAGAAGTTATATGGTTACCTTCATAAGATCGCAGGAAAAGAAATTGAAGCAACCTTACCTCGACTGAAGGAG ATTGAAATGCCCCCTCTTAGCAAATCGATGGATGAGGATCTTGCAGAAGCAGCCAAGGAAGTAGAG GAAAAGAGAAGAGCCGCAAATGAAGCCCCTGTGGACCCAAAAATTCTGCAGAAGTATGCAATTGATAATAATGACAATGAAATGGAGGAGGCCCTGAAGAGTGCCAAGGTGTCTGCAAGCGGCATTATCAGCGTGAAGTCCAACAAAACAAAGGCAGACAAGAAAGAGAAGCACAAGGAAATGGGCAAATCAAAGAGGAAAGGAACTGATGGTGGCAGGTCCGAGTCGAAAAAGAAGAGGTCTTAA